In Equus przewalskii isolate Varuska chromosome 31, EquPr2, whole genome shotgun sequence, one genomic interval encodes:
- the DISP1 gene encoding protein dispatched homolog 1 isoform X5 translates to MAASQPVLPTLVPSPPVMETLQPNSSHPKKHQEQKPSRPFKLPKSYAALIADWPVVVLGMCTVFIGVCALVGVIVPELPDFSDPLLGFEPRGTAIGQRLVTWNNMVKNTGYKATLANYPFKYADEQAKSHRDDRWSDDHYEREKREVDWNFHKDSFFCDVPSDRYSRVVFTSAGGETLWNLPAIKSMCNVDNSRIRSHPQFGDLCQRTTAASCCPSWTLGNYIAILNNRSSCQKIVERDVSHTLKLLRTCAKHYQNGTLEPDCWDMAARRKDQLKCTNVPRKCTKYNAVYQILHYLVDKDFMTPKAADYAMPALKYSMLFSPTEKGESMMNIYLDNFENWNSSDGVTTITGIEFGIKHSLFQDYLLMDTVYPAIAIAIVLLVMCVYTKSMFITLMTMFAIISSLIVSYFLYRIVFNFEFFPFMNLTALIILVGIGADDAFVLCDVWNYTKFDKPHAGTSETVSITLQHAALSMFVTSFTTAAAFYANYVSNITAIRCFGVYAGTAILVNYVLMVTWLPAVVVLHERYLLNIFSCFKKPQQQIYDNKSCWTVACQKCHKVLFAISEASRIFFEKVLPCIVIKFRYLWLFWFLALTVGGAYIVCINPKMKLPSLELSEFQVFRSSHPFERYDAEYKKLFMFERVHHGEELHMPITVIWGVSPEDNGNPLNPKSKGKLTLDSSFNIASPASQVWILHFCQKLRNQTFFYQTDEQDFTSCFIETFKQWMENQDCDEPALYPCCSHWSFPYKQEIFELCMKRAIMELERSTGYHLDSKTPGPRFDINDTIRAVVLEFQSTYLFTLAYEKMHQFYKEVDSWISSELSSAPEGLSNGWFVSNLEFYDLQDSLSDGTLIAMGLSVAVAFSVMLLTTWNIIISLYAIISIAGTIFVTVGSLVLLGWELNVLESVTISVAVGLSVDFAVHYGVAYRLAPDADREGKVIFSLSRMGSAIAMAALTTFVAGAMMMPSTVLAYTQLGTFMMLIMCVSWAFATFFFQCMCRCLGPQGTCGQIPLPKKLQCSAFSHALSTSPGDKGQNKTHTMNAYHLDPRGQKSEMEHEFYELEPLASHSCTASEKPSYEETHICSEFFNSQAKNVGMPVRAAYNSELSKSTKNEGSAALFQPSLEQHTMCHLFSLNQRCSCPNAYKHLKYGAHACQQMGDCLCHQCAPTASSFVHLQNGLTPLKAAHQAPEGFAHPIPHIHHCPCLQGRGKPPGMQNSLPRSLFLHPVQHIQAQEKIGKTSVRSLQSIEEHLPKVAEPSPFVCRSAGCLQTACCDPENNQRGLCKSRDIGNMEGSGVAANQDSIVENQSDQTEREGEPSPAQTDVTVNSEHFNQNEPKFLFNHLMGKAGYRSCPNNPQSCGRIVRVKCNSVDCQMPNLEANVPAVLTHSELSGESLLIKTL, encoded by the exons TTATGCGGCCCTGATAGCCGACTGGCCCGTGGTGGTCTTGGGCATGTGCACCGTGTTCATCGGGGTCTGTGCCTTGGTTGGAGTCATAGTCCCAGAGCTGCCCGACTTCTCTGATCCATTGTTG GGTTTTGAGCCAAGAGGGACTGCAATAGGCCAGAGGCTGGTCACATGGAATAACATGGTGAAAAATACAGGATACAAAGCAACATTAGCAAACTATCCCTTTAAATATGCAGATGAACAAGCCAAAAG CCATCGGGATGATAGATGGTCAGATGATCattatgaaagagagaaaagagaagttgaCTGGAACTTCCACAAAGACAGCTTTTTCTGCGACGTTCCAA GTGACCGATATTCCAGAGTAGTGTTTACTTCAGCTGGAGGGGAGACGTTATGGAATTTACCTGCAATTAAATCAATGTGCAATGTAGATAATTCAAGG ATCAGGTCTCACCCCCAGTTTGGCGATCTCTGCCAGAGGACCACGGCCGCTTCCTGCTGCCCCAGCTGGACCCTGGGGAACTACATCGCTATTCTGAACAACAGGTCATCCTGCCAGAAGATCGTCGAGCGAGATGTTTCTCACACCTTGAAGCTGCTTCGGACCTGCGCCAAACACTACCAAAATggcactctggagccagactgctgggACATGGCGGCCAGAAGAAAGGACCAGCTCAAGTGCACCAACGTGCCACGCAAGTGTACCAAGTACAACGCCGTGTACCAGATCCTCCATTACCTGGTGGACAAAGACTTTATGACCCCAAAGGCAGCCGACTACGCCATGCCGGCGCTCAAGTATAGCATGCTCTTCTCTCCCACTGAGAAAGGGGAGAGCATGATGAACATTTACCTGGACAACTTTGAAAACTGGAACTCTTCTGACGGTGTCACCACCATCACCGGGATTGAGTTTGGGATCAAACACAGTTTGTTTCAGGATTACCTTCTCATGGATACTGTGTATCCTGCCATAGCCATTGCCATCGTCCTTTTAGTCATGTGCGTCTACACCAAGTCCATGTTCATCACTCTTATGACAATGTTTGCAATCATCAGTTCCTTGattgtttcctattttctctATCGCATAGTATTTAACTTTGAATTCTTTCCATTTATGAACCTCACTGCACTCATTATTTTGGTTGGAATTGGAGCGGATGATGCTTTTGTCCTGTGTGACGTTTGGAACTATACCAAATTTGACAAGCCTCATGCAGGAACTTCGGAAACCGTGAGCATCACCTTGCAGCACGCCGCCCTCTCCATGTTCGTCACCAGTTTCACGACAGCCGCTGCCTTTTATGCTAACTATGTTAGCAACATTACAGCCATCAGATGCTTTGGGGTTTATGCGGGCACAGCTATTTTGGTGAATTATGTTTTAATGGTCACATGGCTTCCAGCAGTAGTTGTGCTGCATGAGCGATATCTTCTCAATATATTCAGTTGCTTCAAAAAGCCGCAGCAGCAAATATACGACAACAAAAGCTGCTGGACAGTGGCTTGCCAGAAGTGCCACAAAGTACTTTTTGCCATTTCAGAAGCGTCTcgaattttttttgaaaaagtgttGCCATGCATCGTCATTAAGTTTCGCTACCTTTGGCTGTTCTGGTTCCTTGCCTTAACTGTAGGGGGGGCCTACATCGTGTGCATAAATCCAAAGATGAAACTGCCCTCATTGGAGTTATCCGAGTTCCAGGTGTTCAGGTCGTCTCACCCTTTTGAACGTTACGATGCTGAGTACAAAAAGCTTTTCATGTTTGAGCGTGTCCACCATGGAGAGGAGCTCCACATGCCCATCACGGTGATCTGGGGTGTGTCCCCCGAAGACAATGGCAATCCACTCAACCCCAAGAGTAAAGGGAAGTTGACCTTAGACAGCAGTTTCAACATTGCTAGCCCAGCTTCCCAGGTCTGGATTTTGCACTTCTGTCAAAAACTGAGAAACCAAACCTTTTTTTACCAGACCGATGAACAGGACTTCACCAGCTGCTTCATTGAGACATTCAAGCAGTGGATGGAAAACCAGGACTGTGATGAGCCTGCCCTGTACCCGTGCTGCAGCCACTGGAGCTTCCCCTATAAGCAAGAGATTTTTGAACTGTGCATGAAGAGAGCCATCATGGAGCTGGAAAGGAGTACGGGGTACCATTTGGATAGCAAAACCCCAGGGCCCAGGTTTGATATCAATGATACTATCAGGGCAGTGGTGCTGGAGTTCCAGAGTACCTACCTCTTCACACTGGCTTATGAAAAGATGCATCAGTTTTATAAAGAGGTGGACTCGTGGATTTCCAGTGAGCTCAGTTCTGCACCTGAGGGCCTCAGCAACGGCTGGTTTGTCAGCAATCTCGAGTTCTATGACCTGCAGGATAGCCTCTCCGATGGCACCCTCATTGCCATGGGGCTCTCGGTTGCTGTTGCGTTTAGTGTCATGCTGCTTACCACTTGGAACATCATCATAAGCCTTTACGCCATCATTTCAATAGCCGGAACAATATTTGTCACTGTTGGTTCTCTCGTCCTGCTGGGCTGGGAGCTCAATGTTTTGGAGTCTGTCACCATTTCGGTTGCGGTTGGCTTGTCTGTAGACTTCGCCGTCCATTATGGGGTCGCTTACCGCTTGGCCCCAGATGCTGACCGGGAAGGAAAGGTGATCTTCTCTTTGAGTCGCATGGGCTCTGCCATTGCCATGGCCGCACTGACCACCTTCGTGGCCGGGGCCATGATGATGCCCTCCACGGTTCTGGCTTACACCCAGCTGGGCACCTTCATGATGCTCATCATGTGTGTCAGCTGGGCTTTTGCCACCTTCTTCTTCCAGTGCATGTGCCGGTGCCTTGGGCCACAGGGTACCTGTGGTCAGATTCCTTTACCTAAAAAACTCCAGTGCAGTGCCTTCTCTCATGCCTTGTCTACAAGTCCTGGTGACAAgggacaaaacaaaacacataccaTGAATGCTTATCATTTAGATCCCAGGGGCCAAAAATCTGAAATGGAGCATGAGTTTTATGAATTAGAACCTCTGGCATCCCACAGCTGTACCGCCTCTGAGAAGCCCTCCTATGAAGAGACCCACATCTGCTCTGAATTCTTCAATAGCCAGGCAAAGAACGTAGGGATGCCCGTGCGTGCAGCATACAACAGTGAACTCAGCAAAAGCACCAAAAACGAAGGTAGCGCTGCCTTGTTCCAGCCCTCTCTCGAACAGCACACCATGTGTCACCTCTTCTCTCTGAATCAGAGATGTAGCTGCCCAAATGCCTAcaaacatttgaaatatggtgCCCACGCCTGCCAGCAGATGGGTGACTGCTTGTGCCACCAATGTGCTCCTACTGCCAGCAGCTTTGTGCACCTCCAAAATGGCCTGACGCCTCTGAAGGCTGCGCACCAAGCCCCCGAGGGCTTCGCGCATCCCATCCCGCACATCCACCACTGTCCCTGCCTACAGGGCAGAGGGAAACCACCCGGAATGCAGAATTCTCTGCCTAGGAGTCTTTTCCTCCACCCGGTGCAGCACATCCAGGCCCAAGAAAAAATTGGTAAGACCAGCGTACGCAGTCTTCAGAGCATAGAAGAGCATCTTCCAAAGGTGGCAGAGCCATCACCATTTGTCTGCAGAAGTGCCGGATGTTTACAAACAGCGTGTTGTGATCCTGAAAATAACCAAAGGGGACTCTGTAAAAGTAGAGACATCGGAAATATGGAGGGCAGTGGAGTGGCCGCAAACCAGGACTCCATTGTGGAGAATCAGAGCGACCagacagaaagggaaggagagccGAGCCCGGCTCAGACTGATGTCACTGTGAACTCAGAACATTTCAATCAGAACGaaccaaaatttttatttaaccatttaatGGGGAAGGCTGGTTACAGGTCCTGCCCGAACAATCCACAAAGTTGTGGCAGAATTGTGAGAGTCAAGTGCAATTCTGTGGACTGCCAAATGCCAAACCTTGAAGCCAATGTGCCTGCTGTATTGACACACTCGGAACTTTCTGGTGAAAGTTTGTTAATAAAAACACTTTAA